The Hippoglossus hippoglossus isolate fHipHip1 chromosome 16, fHipHip1.pri, whole genome shotgun sequence genomic sequence cATTGACTGACACCTCTCGGCGTCGCACAAGGTCACACTTGTTCCCCACCAGGATGATCGGGGTGTGCTGAGCGGGACGGAAGCGGCGGAGGGTGATCCTGAGCTCGGAGGCTCGGAGGAACGAGGCCCGGTCAGTTATAGAGTACAGCAACAGGTAGGCATCACCTGTCTGCGTGTGACACTCCTGAGCCCATTCATTGGcagtctgaaaaacacacacgcacaagacacacacacagttagagaGAGGAAATGCAGACAGATGTGATCCCTCCACTCTGATCCTCATGGGTCAAGATGTCGTGACTGGTCTCACCTCTGTGTCCCACGTGTCCAGCAGAGTTACAGTTGCAGGTTCTCCGTCCACTTCAATCatcttttcacacatttcatctgaaacaaacacaggaacatTTTAGCTTCAGTGAAATCATATAATCGTCATATAATCTTATTGACAGACATGTGCTGGACATCATCTATCACAAAAATGAGTTTCATCAGAAATTAAACAAGTGTGTGGTTCATAATACTTATATCAccttttaaacttaaaatccAATGTTTTTTCCCTGTTGATTTATGTTCACATAATATGCAGTTTTTCTCTTGTAATGTTTGCACCAAATAAAAATCCGATCCATCAGTCTGAGGGTCACTAAGGTCATAATCTCCTCACCTCCACTCAGCTCGCAGTCGTCGCTGTCCATGCTGTCCGCTGCCCCGGCGAAGATGCTGGCGAACGCCGTCTTACCGACCCCGCTGGCCCCCAGCAGCACCACCCGGTACGGGCGCCCAGGCTCCGGCGGCTCCCCGGCGGAGTCGGTGGAGATGATCGAGTCCGCGGAGGACCAGCTCCCGCGGCTGCCGTTCGACTCCCCCGCCGAGCTGGTGCAGGACTTGGAGCGGGAGATGCAGGCGGGGACCCGGGGCAGGAAGCTGTCCGGGAGCAGGTGGCTGCCCGGGTCGCAGATGCTCCACCGGTGGAGCTCGGTCTGCAGGCGCAGGCTGTGGCGGCGCACGGTGGACAGCATGGTGCCGCGGGCAGAAATTAGGATGAAGTGGATGGACCGACAGCGGTGGGATTAATGTGGGTTCTTTTCTGCAATGTGGCGATTTAAAAGTcgcttttacacatttttagtttcagagaagcagaaaaacaaaaggtgcGTAAAGTCAGCGCCAAAATTAAAGGTGCGTAAAGTCAGTTTTCAGTCTCTACATCT encodes the following:
- the gem gene encoding GTP-binding protein GEM → MLSTVRRHSLRLQTELHRWSICDPGSHLLPDSFLPRVPACISRSKSCTSSAGESNGSRGSWSSADSIISTDSAGEPPEPGRPYRVVLLGASGVGKTAFASIFAGAADSMDSDDCELSGDEMCEKMIEVDGEPATVTLLDTWDTETANEWAQECHTQTGDAYLLLYSITDRASFLRASELRITLRRFRPAQHTPIILVGNKCDLVRRREVSVNEGRTCAAVFDCKFIETSAAMQHNVWEAFHGIVRQLRLRRDSKEANKRRRHSACNVRRESLPTKAKRLLDKVVAKNNPSVAFWLKSKSCHDLSVL